The sequence below is a genomic window from Candidatus Eisenbacteria bacterium.
CGAGGCCGAGCGCGAGCGCCGCGCGAAGATCATCAACGCCGAGGGCGAGCTCCAGGCGAGCCAGAAGCTCTCCGAGGCCGCGGCGGTGATCGCGACGCAGCCGCTCGCGATGCAGCTTCGCTACCTCCAGACGCTCGCGGAGATCGCGACCGAGAACAACTCCACCACGATCTTCCCGGTGCCCATCGACCTCTTCGAGCCTCTGGTCCGGGCGAAGCGCGAGGCGGAGGCCCGGTCGTGAGCGGGGACCGCTACGACGTCGCGATCCTCGGCGGAGGGCCGGGCGGCTACGT
It includes:
- a CDS encoding slipin family protein, which codes for EAERERRAKIINAEGELQASQKLSEAAAVIATQPLAMQLRYLQTLAEIATENNSTTIFPVPIDLFEPLVRAKREAEARS